The following are encoded in a window of Flavobacterium sp. WC2421 genomic DNA:
- a CDS encoding nucleotide exchange factor GrpE, with protein MNFKNIFKNKGNMATDNTEMDPKIEDVTPDTNANDEQVIAEELSVEEQLTQDLAKEKDKYLRLFAEFENYKRRTTKERIELFKTANQEVLLAMLPVLDDFDRAVIEIAKSDDELMMKGVELIHEKLKSTLVAKGLEQVDLKAGDAFDADFAEAITQIPAPNDKMKGKIVDVLEKGYKLGDKIIRFPKVVIGQ; from the coding sequence ATGAACTTTAAGAATATTTTTAAAAATAAGGGCAATATGGCTACTGATAACACAGAAATGGATCCAAAAATTGAAGATGTAACTCCAGATACTAACGCTAATGACGAGCAAGTGATTGCTGAAGAATTAAGTGTTGAAGAGCAATTAACGCAAGATTTAGCAAAAGAAAAAGATAAGTATTTACGATTGTTTGCTGAATTTGAAAATTACAAACGTAGAACTACTAAAGAGCGTATTGAGTTGTTTAAAACAGCAAATCAAGAAGTTTTATTAGCGATGCTTCCTGTTTTGGATGATTTTGACAGAGCTGTTATAGAAATAGCTAAATCAGACGATGAGCTAATGATGAAAGGGGTTGAGCTTATTCATGAAAAACTGAAAAGTACTTTAGTAGCAAAAGGATTGGAACAAGTAGATTTAAAAGCAGGTGATGCATTTGATGCTGATTTTGCTGAAGCAATCACTCAGATTCCGGCTCCTAATGATAAAATGAAAGGTAAAATTGTTGATGTTCTTGAAAAAGGATATAAATTGGGAGATAAGATTATTCGTTTTCCAAAAGTTGTAATAGGACAATAG
- the hisS gene encoding histidine--tRNA ligase, which produces MASKPSIPKGTRDFSPTEVAKRQYIIQIIKSNFEKFGFQPIETPSFENSDTLMGKYGEEGDRLIFKILNSGDYLAKANTTHLENKDSTKLTSSISEKALRYDLTVPFARYVVQHQNDIEFPFKRYQIQPVWRADRPQKGRFREFFQCDADVVGSKSLWQEVELVQLYDTVFTALGLEGVTVKINNRKILSGIAEVIGASDKLIDFTVALDKLDKIGEDGVKKEMIEKGIDEVAIEKVQPLFNFTGTISEKIEKLSQLLVSSAEGMKGVEELRFICDNVMTLGLSTAILDLDVTLARGLNYYTGAIFEVAPPKTVAMGSIGGGGRYDDLTGIFGLKNMSGVGISFGLDRIYLVVEELNLFPETVTATTKALFINYGDNEAFYAMKAIKRLRASGIKVELYPDNVKMAKQFQHADKRNIPFAVIAGEKEIESNLFSLKNLVTGEQVSIDFEGLKEALL; this is translated from the coding sequence ATGGCATCAAAACCAAGCATTCCAAAAGGGACAAGAGATTTTTCACCAACAGAGGTGGCGAAACGTCAATATATTATACAAATTATTAAAAGTAATTTTGAGAAATTTGGTTTTCAGCCCATAGAAACACCTTCTTTTGAAAACTCAGATACCTTGATGGGTAAATATGGAGAAGAGGGCGATCGATTAATTTTTAAAATATTGAATTCTGGAGATTATTTGGCTAAAGCCAATACAACTCATTTAGAAAATAAAGACAGTACTAAATTAACTTCAAGTATTTCTGAGAAAGCGTTGCGTTATGATTTAACAGTACCATTTGCAAGATACGTGGTGCAACATCAAAATGATATTGAATTTCCTTTTAAAAGATATCAAATACAACCAGTTTGGCGAGCTGATCGTCCTCAAAAAGGCCGTTTTAGAGAGTTCTTTCAATGTGATGCTGATGTGGTGGGTTCAAAATCGTTATGGCAAGAAGTAGAATTGGTACAACTTTACGATACTGTTTTTACCGCTTTGGGTTTAGAAGGAGTAACTGTTAAAATCAATAATCGAAAAATATTATCTGGAATAGCTGAGGTAATCGGTGCATCGGATAAATTGATTGACTTTACTGTTGCTTTGGATAAACTAGACAAAATAGGTGAGGATGGCGTAAAAAAGGAAATGATCGAAAAAGGAATTGATGAAGTAGCTATTGAAAAAGTACAGCCTTTGTTTAATTTTACCGGAACGATTTCTGAAAAAATTGAAAAATTATCCCAACTTTTAGTGTCTTCTGCTGAAGGAATGAAAGGAGTGGAAGAATTGCGTTTTATTTGTGATAATGTTATGACGCTTGGATTATCGACAGCAATTTTAGATTTGGATGTCACTTTAGCAAGAGGACTTAATTATTATACGGGTGCTATTTTTGAAGTAGCTCCGCCAAAGACAGTTGCTATGGGGTCTATTGGTGGTGGTGGACGTTATGACGATTTGACTGGAATTTTTGGATTAAAAAACATGAGTGGTGTTGGTATTTCTTTTGGTTTAGACCGAATTTATTTGGTTGTAGAAGAACTCAATTTATTTCCAGAAACGGTAACTGCAACCACTAAAGCTTTATTTATTAATTATGGTGATAATGAAGCTTTTTATGCCATGAAAGCGATTAAGCGATTAAGGGCTTCGGGAATAAAGGTAGAGTTGTACCCTGATAATGTAAAAATGGCAAAACAGTTTCAACATGCTGATAAACGAAATATTCCTTTTGCGGTAATTGCGGGAGAAAAGGAGATAGAATCAAATCTATTTTCGCTTAAAAACTTAGTGACTGGGGAGCAAGTTTCAATAGACTTTGAAGGACTGAAGGAAGCGTTATTATAA